A region of Streptomyces sp. TG1A-60 DNA encodes the following proteins:
- a CDS encoding GNAT family N-acetyltransferase, with amino-acid sequence MNRALPDVRLRVPTDEDAFAWHRIFDDPDVMEFHGGKSAELSVYEELTARQRRHDAEFGFCLWTMLDEEGRAIGFTGAQPWPREWGPAGEIEIGWRLARAHWGKGYVTAAALQALERVRATGVGNVVAMVDARNERSIAVTRRLGMELAEKYTTPLSRQVGHCYRLAL; translated from the coding sequence GTGAACCGAGCTCTGCCCGACGTACGGCTGCGCGTCCCCACCGACGAGGACGCCTTCGCCTGGCACCGGATCTTCGACGATCCCGATGTCATGGAGTTCCACGGCGGCAAGTCCGCCGAGCTGTCCGTCTACGAGGAGCTCACCGCGCGCCAGCGGCGCCACGACGCCGAGTTCGGGTTCTGTCTGTGGACCATGCTCGACGAGGAGGGCCGGGCCATCGGCTTCACCGGCGCCCAGCCGTGGCCCCGGGAGTGGGGCCCGGCCGGTGAGATCGAGATCGGCTGGCGGCTCGCCCGCGCTCACTGGGGCAAGGGGTATGTGACGGCTGCCGCGCTGCAGGCCCTGGAGCGGGTGCGGGCGACCGGCGTCGGCAACGTCGTCGCCATGGTCGACGCCCGCAACGAGCGGTCCATCGCCGTCACCCGGCGGCTGGGCATGGAGCTGGCGGAGAAGTACACGACGCCGCTCTCGCGGCAGGTGGGGCACTGCTACCGGCTGGCGCTCTGA
- a CDS encoding A24 family peptidase, which yields MDPDPWLIALTATAALWGAVTGTLLPRPAYRLTVDEESPWQQECPAGHRITGVASGWLGPARCTKPGPPATSPTCAYGPRTRTVATATALVCATLALATGPRPELGVWLLLAPLGVLLTLVDVKAQRLPDPLTLPFAALALTLLGVAALVPEHAGQWRTAAYGALALGGLYFLFFLIRPVALGFGDVKLALGLGAALGWYGWGALYLGTFAGALIGSGYTLVLAARGRAVRGQLVALGPFMIAGAYVGLLLEAYAA from the coding sequence GTGGACCCCGACCCCTGGCTGATCGCACTGACCGCGACCGCCGCCCTGTGGGGCGCGGTCACAGGCACCCTCCTCCCCCGCCCCGCCTACCGCCTCACGGTCGACGAGGAATCCCCCTGGCAGCAGGAGTGCCCCGCCGGTCACCGCATCACCGGCGTCGCGAGCGGCTGGCTGGGCCCGGCCCGCTGCACGAAACCCGGCCCTCCGGCCACCTCACCCACCTGCGCATACGGCCCTCGCACCCGCACCGTCGCCACCGCGACCGCCCTCGTCTGCGCCACCCTCGCCCTGGCCACCGGCCCCCGCCCCGAACTCGGCGTATGGCTGCTCCTCGCGCCGCTCGGCGTGCTCCTCACCCTCGTGGACGTGAAGGCACAACGGCTCCCGGACCCCCTGACCCTGCCGTTCGCGGCCCTGGCCCTCACCCTGCTGGGCGTGGCGGCACTCGTGCCCGAGCACGCGGGACAGTGGCGCACGGCGGCATACGGCGCGCTCGCCCTCGGCGGCCTCTACTTCCTCTTCTTCCTCATCAGACCCGTGGCCCTCGGCTTCGGCGACGTGAAGCTGGCCCTGGGCCTCGGCGCCGCCCTCGGCTGGTACGGCTGGGGCGCCCTGTATCTCGGCACGTTCGCCGGCGCGCTCATCGGCAGCGGGTACACCCTGGTCCTGGCGGCCCGGGGCCGCGCCGTACGCGGACAGCTGGTCGCCCTGGGCCCGTTCATGATCGCGGGAGCGTACGTCGGACTGCTGCTGGAGGCGTACGCGGCCTGA
- a CDS encoding demethylmenaquinone methyltransferase: protein MTRASLDKQPHEVASMFDRVAKRYDLTNDVLSLGQDRRWRKEVARAVDARPAQKILDLAAGTGTSSLPFAQTGAYVVPCDFSLGMLRVGKERTSWLPFTAGDATKLPFKDDTFDAVTISFGLRNVQDTDTALRELYRVTKPGGRVVICEFSHPTWTPFRTVYTEYLMRALPSVARAVSSNPDAYVYLAESIRAWPGQAGLAERLRKAGWDKVAWRNLTGGVVALHRGFKAQP from the coding sequence GTGACCCGCGCATCCCTGGACAAGCAGCCGCACGAAGTCGCCTCGATGTTCGACCGAGTGGCGAAACGGTACGACCTGACCAACGACGTGCTGTCCCTCGGGCAGGACCGGCGCTGGCGCAAGGAGGTCGCGCGGGCGGTGGACGCCCGCCCCGCGCAGAAGATCCTGGACCTGGCCGCCGGCACGGGCACCTCCTCGCTGCCCTTCGCGCAGACCGGCGCGTACGTCGTCCCGTGCGACTTCTCCCTCGGCATGCTCCGGGTCGGCAAGGAGCGCACCTCCTGGCTGCCGTTCACCGCGGGCGACGCGACGAAGCTGCCGTTCAAGGACGACACCTTCGACGCGGTGACCATCTCCTTCGGCCTGCGGAACGTGCAGGACACCGACACCGCGCTGCGCGAGCTGTACCGGGTGACCAAGCCCGGCGGCCGGGTCGTGATCTGCGAGTTCTCCCACCCGACGTGGACGCCCTTCCGGACCGTCTACACCGAGTACCTGATGCGCGCCCTGCCGTCGGTCGCCCGCGCGGTGTCCTCCAACCCGGACGCGTACGTCTACCTCGCCGAGTCCATCCGCGCCTGGCCCGGCCAGGCGGGTCTGGCCGAGCGCCTCCGGAAGGCCGGCTGGGACAAGGTGGCGTGGCGGAACCTCACGGGTGGGGTCGTCGCCCTGCACCGAGGGTTCAAGGCCCAGCCGTAG
- the mqnC gene encoding cyclic dehypoxanthinyl futalosine synthase, with amino-acid sequence MTEKADLQSVLDRAAEGGRITPEEALELYRDAPLHALGAAADAVRRRRYAGTEHIATYIIERNINYTNVCVTACRFCAFYAPPKAKDKGWTRDLDDILRRCAETVELGGTQIMFQGGHHPDYGVEYYEEHFAAIKKAFPQLVIHSLGASEVEHMARISKVDVEEAITRIHAAGLDSFAGAGAELLPARPRKAIAPLKESGERWLEIMEIAHNLGVESTSTMLMGTGETNAERIEHLRMIREVQDRTGGFRAFIPYTYQPENNHLKGRTQATLFEYLRMIAIARLFMDNIAHIQGSWLTTGKEIGQLSLHYGADDLGSIMLEENVVSSAGAKHRSNRMEIIDLIRRAGRVPAQRTTTYEHIVVHDDPADDPVDERVMSHISSTAIEGGTAHPELKLLSAN; translated from the coding sequence GTGACCGAGAAGGCCGATCTCCAGTCCGTTCTCGACCGTGCCGCCGAGGGTGGGCGGATCACGCCGGAGGAGGCGCTGGAGCTGTACCGCGACGCGCCGCTGCACGCGCTCGGCGCCGCCGCCGACGCCGTGCGCCGACGGCGGTACGCGGGCACGGAGCACATCGCCACGTACATCATCGAGCGGAACATCAACTACACGAACGTCTGCGTGACGGCATGCAGGTTCTGCGCGTTCTACGCCCCGCCGAAGGCCAAGGACAAGGGCTGGACGCGTGACCTCGACGACATTCTGCGCCGCTGCGCGGAGACCGTCGAGCTGGGCGGCACGCAGATCATGTTCCAGGGCGGGCACCACCCGGACTACGGGGTGGAGTACTACGAGGAGCATTTCGCCGCCATCAAGAAGGCGTTCCCGCAGTTGGTCATCCACTCCCTCGGCGCGTCCGAGGTCGAGCACATGGCCCGTATCTCGAAGGTGGACGTGGAGGAGGCGATCACGCGTATCCACGCGGCCGGTCTCGACTCCTTCGCGGGCGCCGGCGCGGAGTTGCTCCCCGCGCGCCCCCGCAAGGCCATCGCGCCCCTCAAGGAGTCCGGCGAGCGCTGGCTGGAGATCATGGAGATCGCCCACAACCTGGGCGTCGAGTCCACGTCCACCATGCTCATGGGCACCGGCGAGACCAATGCCGAGCGCATCGAGCACCTGCGGATGATCCGTGAGGTCCAGGACCGGACGGGCGGCTTCCGGGCCTTCATCCCGTACACCTACCAGCCCGAGAACAACCACCTCAAGGGCCGTACGCAGGCCACGCTCTTCGAGTACCTGCGCATGATCGCCATCGCCCGGCTCTTCATGGACAACATCGCCCACATCCAGGGCTCCTGGCTCACCACCGGCAAGGAGATCGGCCAGCTCTCCCTGCACTACGGCGCGGACGACCTCGGCTCGATCATGCTGGAGGAGAACGTCGTCTCCTCCGCCGGCGCCAAGCACCGCTCCAACCGCATGGAGATCATCGACCTGATCCGCAGGGCGGGCCGCGTCCCCGCCCAGCGGACGACGACGTACGAGCACATCGTCGTCCACGACGACCCGGCGGACGATCCCGTCGACGAGCGCGTCATGTCCCACATCTCCTCCACGGCCATCGAGGGCGGCACCGCCCACCCCGAACTGAAGCTGCTGAGCGCCAACTAG
- a CDS encoding C40 family peptidase, producing the protein MEESLVPLVPMSHTAHIRSHRKPRRNASSIAMRAGVAGGVLSTVAVAGASTSAFAAEPVTQTLELPTLTADLATQAAQSADATQAMAADYQLQAERDTAAEEAAKQADKDLAKAKKEEARKKAAAEAERKAAAERASRNTERTTLTTSTASTVTTPPTGGSVDTVVGFLKAQLGDAYVLGATGPNAWDCSSLIQAAFKQVGVDLPRVSQDQSMQGTEVSLSNLQVGDILYWGSKGSAHHVGVYIGNGQYLDAANPSKGVVIQDLSGYPATGAVRVL; encoded by the coding sequence ATGGAGGAGTCGCTGGTACCGCTTGTACCCATGTCCCACACCGCTCACATACGCAGCCACCGGAAACCCCGCCGCAACGCGTCCTCGATCGCGATGCGCGCCGGAGTCGCCGGTGGCGTTCTCAGCACCGTGGCAGTGGCCGGCGCATCGACGTCGGCGTTCGCCGCGGAGCCGGTGACGCAGACGCTCGAACTGCCCACCCTCACGGCCGACCTGGCCACGCAGGCCGCGCAGTCCGCGGACGCCACGCAGGCGATGGCGGCCGACTACCAGTTGCAGGCCGAGCGTGACACGGCTGCCGAAGAGGCGGCCAAGCAGGCCGACAAGGACCTCGCCAAGGCCAAGAAGGAGGAGGCCCGCAAGAAGGCCGCCGCCGAGGCCGAGCGCAAGGCCGCCGCCGAGAGGGCCTCGCGGAACACCGAGCGGACCACCCTCACCACGTCCACCGCGTCGACGGTCACGACTCCGCCCACCGGCGGCAGCGTCGACACGGTCGTCGGCTTCCTCAAGGCGCAGCTCGGCGACGCGTACGTCCTGGGCGCCACGGGCCCCAACGCGTGGGACTGCTCCTCGCTCATCCAGGCCGCGTTCAAGCAGGTCGGCGTGGACCTTCCCCGGGTCTCGCAGGACCAGTCGATGCAGGGCACCGAGGTCTCGCTGTCCAACCTGCAGGTCGGCGACATCCTGTACTGGGGCTCGAAGGGCTCCGCGCACCACGTGGGCGTCTACATCGGGAACGGCCAGTACCTCGACGCGGCGAACCCCTCCAAGGGCGTCGTCATCCAGGATCTCTCCGGCTACCCGGCGACGGGAGCCGTGCGCGTGCTCTGA
- a CDS encoding geranylgeranyl reductase family protein: protein MTEPQPLTEHTADVIVVGAGPAGSTTAYYLAKAGLDVLLLEKTSFPREKVCGDGLTPRATKQLVSMGIDISEEAGWLRNKGLRIIGGGVRLQLDWPELASYPDYGLVRKRDDFDEQLARQAQKAGARLHELCNVGAPVIDDRTGRITGVHAKLGDEKREVTFHAPLVVAADGNSTRLSLAMGLHRREDRPMGVAVRTYFTSPRHDDDYLESWLELWDRRGPGEDRLLPGYGWIFGMGDGTSNVGLGVLNTSASFKELDWREVLKAWCASMPQEWGYTPENMTGPIRGAALPMAFNRQPHYTKGLLLVGDAGGLVNPFNGEGIAYAMESGQIAADIIVQAHARATPGQRELALQRYPQVLKDTYGGYYTMGRAFVKLIGNPKVMKLATQRGLTHPLLMKFTLKMLANLTDPTGGDAMDRIINGLSKVAPKA from the coding sequence GTGACCGAGCCCCAGCCCCTTACCGAACACACCGCCGATGTGATCGTCGTCGGGGCCGGGCCAGCCGGTTCCACCACCGCGTACTACCTGGCGAAGGCCGGGCTCGACGTACTGCTCCTGGAGAAGACCAGCTTCCCCAGGGAGAAGGTCTGCGGTGACGGCCTCACGCCCCGTGCCACCAAGCAGCTCGTGTCGATGGGCATCGACATCTCCGAGGAGGCCGGCTGGCTCCGCAACAAGGGCCTGCGGATCATCGGCGGCGGCGTCCGTCTCCAGCTCGACTGGCCGGAACTCGCCTCGTACCCGGACTACGGACTCGTCCGCAAGCGCGACGACTTCGACGAGCAGCTCGCCCGCCAGGCCCAGAAGGCCGGCGCCCGGCTGCACGAGCTCTGCAACGTCGGCGCGCCGGTCATCGACGACCGCACGGGCCGTATCACCGGTGTCCACGCCAAGCTCGGCGACGAGAAGCGGGAAGTCACCTTCCACGCCCCGCTGGTGGTGGCGGCCGACGGCAACTCCACGCGCCTCTCCCTCGCGATGGGCCTGCACCGCCGCGAGGACCGCCCGATGGGCGTCGCGGTCCGTACGTACTTCACCTCCCCGCGCCACGACGACGACTACCTGGAGTCCTGGCTGGAGCTCTGGGACCGCCGGGGCCCGGGAGAGGACCGTCTCCTGCCGGGGTACGGCTGGATCTTCGGCATGGGAGACGGCACGTCCAACGTCGGCCTGGGCGTCCTCAACACCTCCGCCTCCTTCAAGGAGCTGGACTGGCGCGAGGTCCTGAAGGCCTGGTGCGCGTCGATGCCCCAGGAATGGGGCTACACCCCCGAGAACATGACGGGCCCCATTCGCGGCGCCGCCCTCCCGATGGCCTTCAACCGCCAACCCCACTACACCAAGGGCCTGCTGCTGGTCGGCGACGCCGGCGGTCTGGTGAACCCCTTCAACGGCGAGGGCATCGCCTACGCCATGGAGTCCGGCCAGATCGCCGCGGACATCATCGTGCAGGCCCATGCCCGCGCCACCCCCGGCCAGCGCGAACTCGCCCTCCAGCGCTATCCGCAGGTCCTCAAGGACACCTACGGCGGCTACTACACGATGGGCCGTGCCTTCGTGAAGCTCATCGGCAACCCCAAGGTCATGAAGCTCGCCACGCAGCGGGGTCTCACCCACCCGCTCCTGATGAAGTTCACGCTGAAGATGCTGGCCAACCTCACCGACCCCACGGGCGGTGACGCGATGGACCGCATCATCAACGGCCTGAGCAAGGTGGCGCCGAAGGCGTGA